A genome region from Nocardia sp. NBC_01730 includes the following:
- a CDS encoding MmyB family transcriptional regulator, with amino-acid sequence MSADYYVRLEQGRDKHPSEQVITALALVFALDEEGTAHLRELARPAVKRPRAPRRPERVAPGLLRLMNAWPNTPALVLGRYLDVLAANPLAVAVNACSVPGVNQVRMVFLDPEACNVYADWPTIAADTVASLRATAGTDLDDPRLTELVGELSLKSEEFRRLWARHDVRVKTAGVKRFRNPMVGELTLSYETLSVNGAPGQLLIAYHAEPGSASERSLALLGSLIAADTTPDDRRDVARPSAARRIS; translated from the coding sequence GTGAGCGCCGACTATTACGTGCGCCTGGAGCAGGGCCGCGACAAGCACCCCTCCGAGCAGGTCATCACGGCGCTGGCGCTGGTGTTCGCTCTCGACGAGGAAGGCACGGCGCATCTGCGAGAGCTTGCGCGACCGGCGGTCAAGCGTCCGCGGGCGCCGCGCCGACCGGAACGTGTCGCGCCCGGACTGCTGCGGCTGATGAATGCGTGGCCGAACACGCCCGCGCTGGTACTCGGCAGATATCTGGACGTGCTCGCGGCGAACCCGCTGGCCGTGGCGGTCAACGCGTGCTCGGTCCCCGGCGTCAACCAGGTGCGCATGGTTTTCCTCGATCCCGAGGCGTGCAATGTCTACGCGGATTGGCCGACCATCGCGGCAGACACGGTGGCGAGCCTCCGGGCAACCGCGGGCACCGACCTGGACGACCCTCGATTGACCGAACTGGTCGGGGAGCTGTCGTTGAAGAGCGAGGAGTTCCGTCGGCTGTGGGCGCGCCACGACGTCCGGGTGAAGACGGCGGGGGTCAAACGTTTTCGTAACCCGATGGTCGGTGAGCTGACCCTGTCCTACGAGACGCTCAGTGTGAACGGCGCGCCGGGCCAGCTGCTCATCGCCTACCACGCCGAGCCGGGGTCGGCGTCCGAGCGGTCGCTCGCCTTGCTCGGCAGTCTGATCGCGGCGGACACAACTCCGGACGACCGACGCGACGTAGCGCGGCCGAGTGCGGCGCGGCGAATCAGCTGA
- a CDS encoding recombinase family protein: MTRSKTRTQTEPAWLTEINTVLAGAVADIDPAQWVYGYVRISRDEKDRAEGVHLQAKNQVKHANRKKFPLARIFCDNDMSGADPDRPALREVLGLATGGPAKVVLARDVSRLTRDYDLGNELMKLGRDEGVRYCFVNATDYDLTTGAGRKNFMVAVAEAVEYREVNTENLLERMSEEAAKGVMQGGSRRFGYGKVAGTHPITGAEILDRCALREEEVAVLREGRDRLINGETQTTIITDWNTRGVTTSEGDRWRVGKLSKQLLLEAYVAYDLGEHTDANGDRCECLNNPEGNGIRFHERSGTRHRGQWPAIFTRAEHDAMRAAVTAHRRSKNPERPRQRNGEYWLTGFAECGGTWKEDTDRAGEYCGGWLVGSALERKRKNGTTVQRRYGCRSKDGFNVACACGRVFRDANALETFVAQAVIAEYENPDILARLDRGNDNAERIAALQQRIETTAGNLDAEADRRTEVLSGAGDEFDLRVIDRTITGLKASLKTLRAEQDSLRSSQALAVLADIGSTPGELRKAWASKGSRWRHEAAARVIEKVIVRSANIYAAKWEDQNGRVWRFDRSSVEIVWRKL; encoded by the coding sequence ATGACGCGATCGAAGACAAGGACCCAGACCGAACCTGCTTGGCTCACCGAGATCAACACCGTTTTGGCTGGTGCTGTCGCCGATATCGATCCTGCTCAGTGGGTGTATGGCTATGTGCGGATTTCCCGTGACGAGAAGGACCGCGCCGAGGGCGTGCACCTGCAAGCGAAAAACCAGGTAAAGCACGCCAACCGCAAGAAGTTTCCGTTGGCGCGGATCTTCTGTGACAACGACATGTCCGGGGCCGACCCGGACCGGCCCGCCCTGCGGGAAGTGTTGGGGTTGGCCACCGGTGGTCCGGCCAAAGTCGTTCTTGCTCGCGATGTGTCCCGGTTGACCCGTGACTACGACCTGGGCAACGAGTTGATGAAGCTGGGCCGTGATGAGGGTGTGCGGTACTGCTTCGTCAACGCCACCGACTACGACCTGACCACCGGTGCGGGTCGGAAGAATTTCATGGTGGCGGTGGCCGAGGCGGTCGAGTACCGCGAGGTCAACACCGAGAATTTGTTGGAGCGGATGAGCGAGGAAGCCGCGAAGGGAGTCATGCAGGGCGGTTCGCGCCGCTTCGGCTACGGGAAAGTGGCGGGGACGCATCCGATCACCGGTGCCGAGATCCTGGACCGGTGCGCGTTGCGTGAAGAGGAAGTCGCGGTGTTGCGGGAAGGCCGTGACCGTTTGATCAACGGTGAGACGCAGACCACGATCATTACCGACTGGAACACGCGGGGTGTGACCACGTCCGAGGGTGATCGGTGGCGGGTGGGCAAGCTGTCCAAGCAATTGCTGTTGGAAGCGTATGTAGCCTACGACCTGGGCGAGCATACCGACGCCAACGGTGACCGTTGCGAATGCCTGAACAATCCCGAAGGCAACGGTATTCGGTTCCACGAGCGCAGCGGTACCCGGCATCGTGGGCAGTGGCCCGCGATCTTCACTCGCGCCGAGCATGACGCGATGCGTGCGGCGGTGACCGCGCACCGCCGGTCCAAGAATCCCGAGCGGCCCCGGCAACGCAACGGTGAGTATTGGTTGACCGGGTTCGCCGAGTGTGGCGGTACGTGGAAAGAAGACACCGACCGCGCGGGTGAGTATTGCGGGGGTTGGTTGGTCGGTTCGGCGCTGGAACGCAAGCGCAAGAACGGGACCACGGTTCAGCGTCGCTACGGGTGCCGGTCCAAGGACGGGTTCAACGTCGCGTGTGCGTGTGGGCGGGTGTTCCGCGACGCGAACGCGTTGGAGACGTTCGTGGCGCAAGCGGTGATCGCCGAGTACGAGAACCCCGACATTCTCGCGCGTCTGGATCGCGGCAACGACAATGCCGAGCGGATCGCGGCGCTGCAGCAACGGATCGAGACCACCGCAGGCAATCTTGATGCCGAGGCCGACCGGCGGACCGAGGTGTTGAGCGGTGCGGGCGACGAGTTCGACTTGCGGGTTATCGATCGCACGATCACCGGACTCAAAGCCAGTTTGAAGACGCTACGTGCCGAACAGGATTCGTTGCGCAGTAGTCAGGCGTTGGCGGTGTTGGCCGATATCGGCTCCACGCCCGGCGAATTGCGCAAGGCATGGGCGAGCAAGGGTTCGCGGTGGCGCCACGAGGCCGCCGCCCGTGTGATCGAGAAAGTGATCGTGCGGTCCGCGAACATCTACGCCGCGAAGTGGGAAGACCAGAACGGGCGCGTGTGGCGGTTCGATAGGTCCTCGGTCGAGATCGTGTGGCGGAAGTTGTGA
- the mobF gene encoding MobF family relaxase, translating to MPHGGMVATMHKVAAGNGYEYYLRNTAANDTTARGRSSLSEYYNEHGEAPGTWHGTGLTALDITPGTEVTEDQMKNLFGAGMHPNADQVRERVEARHRNAGVRPAHAARLADKATKLGNRYAVYTTTSGFREAKAQAYRDHNTSQGACVTARIPDSERARIRTEVATEMFTTEYGRAPLDSRELSGWVAKNSRADRTAVAGFDFTFSPVKSISALWAIATPELAQVIETAHRDALTEALTWLEDNALFTRLGRNGIRQVDVQGTIAATFTHRDSRAGDPDLHTHVLIANRVRTVDGKWRTIYGSLIHEAVVTVSEIYDTRIEHHLETTLGVQFETRPDRSADQVRVREIVGVPLSLIHHWSRRGAVIIARLDTLTAAFHTTFGREPAPDEVHDLAQRATLETRPGKHVPGSRSEQRATWRAQAEALLGSPDVVADIVPRAMAAPQIPRPAPDRAFITHLADQALAAVSDKHTTWREFNLRAEVERQIRGNVAPADWSRLASEVVAQALPSSSVVARGDPDLTEQPDLRAVPAWLRRHDGTPMHTRANSQTYTTESTLAGEAELIALSVEPGGHILGPGWVFNAVNDYNTAHPDQPLNPGQIRVIESFATAGMRVHTANAPAGTGKTTAMQVLTAAWESGGGTVLGMAPTAAAASVLGESIGTRAETVDKLLTVIDRHHPAAMTCEYPPVLPQWVLDINDTTLVIIDEHVTLPTTKRLQLLRYLTGRGATVRCIGDDQQLSAIDAGGVHTDMAHASPQQAPTLSDVVRFASRGEALASKGIRDGDPTALAWYLDNGRIHAGHLGTVYEGTYRAWADDIDNGADAVMLAPTHDIVTALNLRARADRIS from the coding sequence GTGCCTCATGGAGGCATGGTCGCGACCATGCACAAGGTCGCCGCAGGCAACGGCTACGAGTACTACCTGCGCAACACCGCCGCCAACGACACCACAGCGCGCGGGCGATCATCCTTGTCCGAGTACTACAACGAGCACGGCGAAGCCCCCGGAACCTGGCATGGCACAGGGCTTACCGCCCTCGACATCACTCCGGGCACCGAGGTCACCGAAGACCAGATGAAGAATTTGTTCGGAGCTGGGATGCACCCGAACGCCGATCAGGTCCGCGAACGCGTCGAGGCCCGCCACCGCAATGCCGGTGTAAGGCCCGCCCACGCTGCCCGACTGGCCGACAAAGCAACCAAACTCGGCAACCGGTATGCGGTCTACACCACGACCTCGGGGTTTCGCGAGGCCAAGGCCCAGGCATACCGCGACCACAACACCAGCCAAGGCGCGTGCGTCACCGCCCGTATCCCCGACTCCGAACGCGCGCGTATCCGCACCGAAGTAGCCACCGAAATGTTCACCACCGAGTACGGGCGCGCACCGCTGGACTCCCGCGAACTGTCAGGGTGGGTCGCGAAAAACTCGCGCGCCGACCGCACAGCGGTGGCCGGTTTCGACTTCACCTTCAGCCCCGTCAAGAGCATTTCAGCACTCTGGGCGATCGCTACACCGGAGTTGGCGCAGGTGATCGAGACCGCTCACCGCGACGCCTTGACCGAGGCATTGACCTGGTTGGAAGACAATGCGCTGTTCACCCGGTTGGGCCGCAACGGGATTCGACAAGTCGACGTGCAAGGCACGATCGCCGCGACGTTCACCCACCGCGACTCACGCGCGGGCGATCCCGACCTGCACACCCACGTCCTGATCGCCAACCGCGTCCGAACAGTGGACGGCAAGTGGCGCACCATTTACGGCTCCCTCATCCACGAAGCGGTGGTCACGGTGTCAGAAATCTATGACACCCGCATCGAACACCACTTGGAAACCACGCTGGGAGTGCAGTTCGAAACCCGCCCCGACCGCAGCGCCGATCAAGTCCGTGTCCGCGAAATCGTCGGCGTTCCCCTGTCGCTGATCCACCATTGGTCGCGGCGTGGGGCCGTGATCATCGCCCGACTCGACACCCTTACCGCTGCGTTTCACACCACGTTCGGGCGCGAACCCGCCCCCGACGAAGTGCACGACCTCGCCCAGCGCGCCACCCTGGAAACCCGCCCCGGCAAGCATGTTCCGGGTTCGCGTTCCGAGCAACGCGCGACCTGGCGTGCCCAAGCCGAAGCACTCCTCGGCAGCCCCGACGTCGTGGCCGACATCGTTCCGCGTGCCATGGCAGCCCCACAGATCCCACGTCCGGCACCGGACCGTGCGTTCATCACCCACCTCGCCGACCAAGCGTTAGCGGCGGTCTCGGACAAACACACCACCTGGCGGGAGTTCAACCTCCGGGCCGAAGTAGAACGCCAAATCCGCGGGAACGTCGCTCCCGCGGACTGGTCCCGACTCGCGAGCGAGGTTGTCGCGCAGGCACTGCCGTCGTCCTCGGTGGTCGCACGCGGTGACCCCGACCTCACCGAGCAACCCGACCTGCGCGCGGTCCCGGCATGGTTACGCCGCCACGACGGCACCCCGATGCACACCCGCGCGAACTCCCAGACCTACACCACCGAATCCACGTTGGCTGGCGAAGCCGAACTCATCGCGCTCTCAGTCGAGCCCGGCGGACACATCCTGGGCCCCGGATGGGTATTCAACGCGGTGAATGACTACAACACCGCACACCCCGACCAACCCTTGAACCCCGGCCAAATCCGTGTCATCGAATCGTTCGCGACCGCCGGAATGCGTGTCCACACCGCCAACGCCCCCGCCGGAACCGGCAAGACCACCGCAATGCAAGTACTCACCGCCGCATGGGAATCCGGCGGCGGAACCGTGCTGGGCATGGCACCCACAGCCGCCGCCGCGTCCGTCCTCGGGGAGTCGATCGGCACGCGCGCCGAAACCGTGGACAAACTCTTGACCGTCATCGACCGCCACCACCCGGCCGCAATGACCTGCGAGTACCCGCCGGTCCTGCCGCAATGGGTACTCGACATCAACGACACCACGTTGGTGATCATCGATGAACACGTCACCTTGCCGACCACCAAACGCCTGCAACTGCTCCGGTATCTGACCGGACGCGGGGCGACCGTGCGATGCATCGGCGACGACCAGCAACTCTCGGCCATCGATGCCGGTGGCGTGCACACCGACATGGCCCACGCTTCACCACAGCAAGCACCGACCCTTTCCGATGTGGTGCGGTTCGCCAGCCGAGGCGAAGCGTTGGCGTCGAAAGGGATACGCGACGGTGATCCGACAGCGTTGGCTTGGTATCTGGACAACGGCCGCATCCACGCCGGGCACCTGGGCACTGTCTACGAAGGCACCTACCGAGCCTGGGCCGACGACATCGACAACGGGGCAGATGCGGTGATGTTGGCCCCTACCCACGACATCGTGACCGCCCTGAACTTGCGCGCCCGCGCCGACCGAATCTCCTGA
- a CDS encoding IS3 family transposase (programmed frameshift), whose translation MAGRKRHSAEDIVRKLRRADELAAAGQTGEQIAADLGVSAATLYNWRRQYGGVDTDAAKELKELREQNARLKRLLADAELEKDALREIARGKFLGPASKRRAVDMLKQVMGMSERFACKVVGLHRSTYRQLPAAQTPADPDVGLRVWLRSYATKHQGHGFRRAWAALRFDEGSQVNKKRVHRLWREEGLQVRAHSPRKRAGCSTTPLVDADAPKVVWALDFQFDSTTDGRAVKIASMIDEHTRESLLHLVERSITAERLVAELQEVFTARAGPPKVLRMDNGPEMISHALQQFCADRVGIVYIPPGTPWNNGHIESFNRRLRSECLNRNHWTSLLEARVVIGDFKDEHNRRHRHSALGYLTPAEYAARCSHTHHPVACSIN comes from the exons ATGGCAGGACGTAAGCGGCATTCCGCGGAGGACATCGTGCGGAAGCTGCGCCGTGCCGACGAGCTCGCTGCCGCTGGGCAGACGGGTGAGCAGATCGCTGCTGATCTGGGAGTGTCGGCGGCGACGTTGTATAACTGGCGCCGCCAGTACGGCGGGGTGGACACCGATGCCGCGAAGGAGCTCAAGGAACTGCGTGAGCAGAACGCGAGGTTGAAGCGGCTGCTGGCGGACGCGGAGCTGGAGAAGGACGCGCTGCGGGAGATCGCGAGGGGAAAAT TTTTAGGCCCGGCCAGCAAGCGGCGGGCTGTTGACATGCTCAAACAGGTGATGGGCATGTCGGAACGGTTCGCGTGCAAGGTGGTTGGGCTGCATCGGTCCACGTATCGGCAGCTGCCAGCTGCGCAGACCCCCGCCGATCCGGATGTCGGGTTGCGGGTCTGGCTGCGTTCCTATGCCACGAAACATCAAGGGCACGGGTTCCGGCGTGCGTGGGCGGCGCTGCGGTTCGATGAGGGCTCGCAGGTGAACAAGAAGAGGGTGCACCGGCTCTGGCGGGAGGAAGGCTTGCAGGTGCGGGCGCACTCGCCACGCAAGCGGGCGGGGTGCTCGACTACGCCGCTGGTTGATGCGGATGCACCGAAGGTGGTGTGGGCGTTGGACTTTCAGTTCGACTCCACCACGGATGGGCGCGCGGTGAAGATCGCTTCGATGATCGACGAGCACACCCGTGAATCGCTGCTTCACCTGGTGGAGCGCTCGATCACCGCCGAGCGGCTGGTGGCCGAGTTGCAGGAGGTGTTCACCGCGCGCGCTGGGCCACCGAAGGTGCTGCGTATGGACAACGGTCCTGAAATGATTTCCCATGCGCTGCAACAGTTCTGCGCCGACCGGGTAGGGATCGTCTATATCCCGCCCGGCACGCCGTGGAACAACGGCCATATCGAATCGTTCAACCGGCGGTTACGCAGCGAGTGCCTCAACCGCAACCACTGGACGAGCCTGCTCGAGGCCCGCGTCGTGATCGGCGACTTCAAGGACGAACACAACCGACGGCATCGGCATTCGGCGCTGGGCTATCTGACCCCTGCCGAGTACGCTGCCCGCTGCAGCCACACCCACCACCCCGTGGCCTGCAGCATCAACTGA
- a CDS encoding HAD family hydrolase, translating to MGETHAGLVVWDVDGTLIPADLRWLRRAVASTYNLDESAVVFPTSRVHGYTDESIVVDTAIASGVTDEAAEEGFSRYADVLMDVMSHGEAELARDQAAYPGAARTIAALAEHGYVQTALTGNLRVSAEFKLAVAGLDSHLDLDIGAFGSDARDRFDLPAFVADRFQARFGYPLDPARTVIIGDAPNDIATARHAGFGVVAVAHRLTSEELSEHSPDAIVDRLEPDTVLQAIRATMGSISSR from the coding sequence ATGGGTGAGACACATGCGGGACTCGTTGTCTGGGATGTCGACGGAACACTGATCCCCGCGGACTTGCGCTGGCTACGGCGGGCCGTGGCCAGCACATACAACCTTGACGAGTCCGCCGTCGTTTTCCCCACTTCGCGCGTGCACGGCTACACCGACGAATCAATCGTCGTCGACACCGCCATCGCCTCAGGGGTCACCGACGAGGCAGCAGAAGAAGGATTCAGCCGCTACGCCGACGTACTGATGGACGTCATGTCACACGGTGAGGCCGAACTTGCCCGCGACCAGGCCGCATACCCCGGTGCTGCTCGCACCATCGCAGCCTTGGCAGAACACGGGTACGTTCAGACCGCGCTCACCGGAAACCTGCGGGTCTCAGCCGAATTCAAACTTGCGGTTGCGGGCCTCGACTCACACCTCGACCTGGACATCGGCGCTTTCGGCTCGGATGCGCGAGACAGGTTCGACCTGCCCGCCTTCGTTGCCGACCGATTCCAAGCGAGGTTCGGGTACCCGCTCGACCCGGCACGTACGGTCATCATCGGCGATGCGCCGAACGATATCGCGACCGCTCGCCACGCGGGATTCGGCGTTGTCGCCGTAGCGCACAGACTGACATCCGAGGAGTTGTCGGAGCATTCACCCGATGCGATTGTCGATCGGCTAGAGCCTGACACGGTTTTGCAGGCGATCCGCGCGACCATGGGGTCGATCAGTAGCCGTTGA
- a CDS encoding helix-turn-helix domain-containing protein → MTDPTTEPERTPGDIANHLAREIKRRRLDAGLSQRGLAAATGYTRQYVSMTEWEDANLPSQELIAAIDTAVGANGDLVAIRVEAKSTRHQSRRRSDPVAAEPETGSAGSARLPVLISTELGSDRAFDSGSTTSLMRSRAVSERSIGSFAAVTDLLASQRQSIAPDALIGPIEAHRDAVAALFRAATDDRSKQRAGALLGETSVVASRVWSAIGDRSMALTHCAFARRLADQLQDKTMGGIARIFESNLRSDAATLISSDGDVVIGLRILKEAANVSDFLPPAARARIGAEQAQAYAVLELREECEAALIRAQRAAEDIDENDRAGLFSDWNTTRIQVYVGTCQLLLGQPKRAIAALTEALNTPAGDSPSVDLAARVDLASAYALSGELEEGCRILGDTYDALATMGNQRGLERAQRAIERMASWHDERPVLAMRERVDSINGY, encoded by the coding sequence ATGACAGATCCGACGACCGAACCCGAGCGGACGCCGGGCGACATCGCGAATCACCTTGCGCGGGAAATCAAACGCCGACGCCTTGATGCGGGCCTCAGCCAGCGCGGACTGGCGGCCGCGACGGGCTACACACGTCAGTACGTCTCAATGACGGAATGGGAAGACGCCAATCTGCCGTCTCAGGAACTGATCGCCGCAATTGACACCGCAGTCGGCGCGAACGGTGACCTCGTTGCCATCCGCGTCGAAGCGAAAAGCACTAGACACCAATCCCGCCGACGATCGGATCCGGTGGCGGCCGAGCCGGAAACCGGTTCGGCCGGTTCGGCCCGATTGCCGGTCCTCATCTCTACCGAGTTGGGTTCGGACCGAGCGTTCGATTCCGGCTCGACCACATCGCTGATGCGATCGCGCGCTGTATCGGAGAGGTCCATCGGGAGTTTCGCGGCCGTCACCGATCTATTGGCTAGCCAGCGTCAAAGCATCGCCCCTGATGCTCTGATCGGACCGATCGAAGCTCATCGAGACGCGGTGGCCGCCCTGTTCCGTGCTGCGACCGACGATCGCAGCAAGCAACGCGCGGGGGCGCTTCTAGGGGAAACATCGGTTGTGGCGAGCCGGGTTTGGAGCGCCATCGGTGACAGGTCGATGGCTCTCACGCACTGCGCATTCGCCCGAAGGCTTGCAGACCAGTTGCAAGACAAGACGATGGGTGGGATCGCGCGCATATTCGAGAGCAACCTGAGGTCTGATGCTGCAACGTTGATCAGCTCGGATGGTGATGTGGTTATCGGGCTCCGGATACTGAAGGAGGCCGCCAACGTCTCCGATTTTCTGCCACCCGCCGCGCGAGCGCGGATCGGGGCTGAGCAAGCGCAAGCCTATGCAGTGCTGGAACTTCGGGAGGAATGCGAGGCAGCGCTAATTCGTGCCCAACGTGCTGCCGAGGACATTGACGAGAACGATCGTGCGGGACTGTTCAGCGACTGGAACACCACCCGCATTCAGGTCTATGTCGGCACATGCCAACTCCTCCTCGGCCAACCGAAGCGCGCGATTGCAGCACTCACCGAAGCGTTGAACACACCCGCAGGGGACAGCCCAAGCGTCGACCTCGCCGCGAGGGTAGACCTCGCCAGTGCCTATGCACTGTCCGGCGAGCTGGAAGAGGGCTGCCGAATTCTCGGCGACACCTACGACGCGCTGGCGACCATGGGCAACCAACGCGGACTCGAACGCGCACAAAGAGCTATCGAAAGGATGGCTTCATGGCATGACGAACGACCCGTCCTCGCGATGCGGGAACGGGTCGACAGCATCAACGGCTACTGA
- a CDS encoding DNA-directed RNA polymerase subunit beta, translating to MTRTGPPVSAYAETPRSRCEFYRHECSLPTVVDPNTGRITMKAGFVGAVMMPIYLAQRVRTALDVRGVAPLPIIGHPRSNMWTFLVRSDIRPNGDPAEVARLWRARVVVIREGDIALPSPVLDALMARTWISPAISKFRPSGTVVLECALACLPRQHPR from the coding sequence ATGACCAGAACCGGCCCACCCGTCTCGGCCTACGCCGAAACTCCCCGATCACGCTGTGAGTTCTACCGGCACGAGTGCTCGCTGCCCACTGTGGTCGACCCCAACACCGGGCGGATCACGATGAAGGCCGGGTTCGTCGGTGCGGTGATGATGCCCATCTACCTGGCACAACGGGTCAGAACCGCCCTCGATGTGCGCGGGGTTGCGCCGTTGCCGATCATCGGCCACCCCCGCTCCAACATGTGGACGTTCTTGGTCCGCTCAGATATCCGGCCGAACGGTGACCCTGCCGAAGTGGCGCGGCTGTGGCGAGCGCGGGTGGTGGTGATCCGCGAGGGCGATATCGCATTGCCCTCTCCGGTGCTGGACGCCCTGATGGCCCGCACGTGGATATCTCCGGCCATCAGCAAGTTCCGGCCGTCAGGAACGGTTGTCCTCGAATGCGCCCTGGCTTGCTTACCGAGGCAGCACCCCCGATGA
- a CDS encoding SAM-dependent methyltransferase produces the protein MSDPDRATVLDQSRPNSARIHTAILGGKDYYTADHVIAEKLTRSKIGPAITESRRFALRAVGYLIDHHQVTQFVELGCGFPHTPNIGDIAADRNYTARTLYIDNDPIAATHARALMTGHTTHTAEIDLTDTTAVLDAITTALDTTAPIALCLSGTAELIEDAPAMIAALTHALPTGTWLVFTHITADMHGKHIDAATETLRAAGIAYHPRTHNDIASMLTGYQLHTPGLIAPHRWRPELICPGRYDHAIEPLHAAVWDLSAYAAIGQRCRT, from the coding sequence GTGAGCGACCCCGACCGCGCTACGGTCTTGGACCAGTCCCGCCCCAACAGCGCGCGCATCCACACCGCCATCCTGGGCGGCAAGGACTACTACACCGCCGATCATGTGATCGCCGAGAAACTGACCCGGAGCAAGATCGGCCCCGCGATCACCGAATCGCGTCGGTTCGCCCTGCGCGCGGTCGGATACCTCATCGACCACCACCAGGTCACTCAGTTCGTGGAACTGGGGTGCGGGTTCCCGCACACACCCAACATCGGCGATATCGCCGCAGACCGCAACTACACCGCACGCACGTTGTACATCGACAACGACCCGATTGCGGCCACCCACGCCCGCGCCCTCATGACCGGACACACCACCCACACCGCCGAAATCGACCTCACCGACACCACCGCAGTACTCGACGCCATCACCACCGCCCTCGACACGACAGCACCGATAGCGCTATGTCTGTCTGGCACCGCCGAACTCATCGAGGACGCCCCGGCGATGATCGCGGCGTTGACCCACGCACTACCAACCGGAACATGGCTGGTGTTCACCCACATCACCGCCGACATGCACGGCAAACACATCGACGCAGCCACCGAGACCCTGCGCGCGGCCGGAATCGCCTACCACCCACGCACCCACAACGACATCGCCTCGATGCTCACCGGGTACCAACTGCACACCCCCGGCCTGATCGCACCACACCGATGGCGACCCGAACTCATCTGCCCCGGCCGCTACGACCACGCCATCGAACCGCTACACGCCGCCGTATGGGACCTGAGCGCTTACGCCGCTATCGGCCAACGGTGCCGGACTTGA